AAGGGTAGTGGCCCACATTAGGGAGGTGCTGGAGAGGGCCCTGCACCACCTCCCCCCACACCCGGCCTGTGACTGCGCCAGGACTAGCCAGAACTACCATGACCTGCTGAGAGAGAGCGAGGGCCGTGATGCCTGACGGCCCCCTCTTGCTTTCGCGTTGGACCTTGGAGGCCCTCTCGGGAAGGGGTTTCCCTCCCGCCCGGGGTTGAGGGCCCGGCATTCCTCCTTGAGGGATGGTCACTGCGCGTCGAAAGGTGTGAGAGAGGATGAGAAGGCCCCAGGCGAGCCTGGTGCTGCCGCTGGCCCGCCAAAACTTCCAGCAAGTCAGTGGACCCGAGGACATTTCCTCCGGATACCTGCAGTATCTCACTGACGAGAGCCGGTTTGGAGAGGGCAGTGCTGACCGGATAGTTTTCCCCGATAGGGAGGAGCACGTGGTCCAGGTCCTTTTTGATGCCAACAGCACGGGCGAACCCGTGACCGTGTCGGGAGGGAGAACCGGCATCGTCGGCGGGGCGATACCCATGGGCGGTACGCTGATGAGCCTTGAACGCATGAACCGGATCCTTGGCGTGAGACAAGACGGCAGTGACTGGTTTCTCCGGCTGGAACCCGGGGTAAGCGTAAGAGGGCTCGATACAGCACTCACTGGAGGCCTGGAGGGCTTGGGGGAACCCTTTGATGCCCGGCGGTACTTCTACCCGATTGACCCCACGGAAGACACCGCACACATCGGCGGCACCGTCGCCACCAACGCCTCGGGCAGCCGTAGCCTGTTCTATGGCGTGACCCGGGAGTACGTGGAGTCTATCAGGGTGGTGCTGCCCACGGGCCATACCCTCGCGATCTCCAGGGGTGAATTTCGCGCAGCAAGGGGAGGCGCCTTTGTCCTGGAGCGGGCTGGCCACGAGGTCCAGGTTCCTGTACCGGCCTACAGGAGGCCTGCCGTCAAGAATGTGGCAGGCTTCTATACCGCCAGCGAGATCGACTTGCTGGACATTTTCATCGGTTCTGAAGGTACTCTGGGTGTCATTACGGAGGTGGAAATAAGGCTTGTCCCGAGACCTCCTATGCTCTTTACCGGGCTTGCCTTCTTCTCCTCACGGGAGCAGGCCGTGAGTTTCGTTCGGCTTGCCAGGGGTGATGGGGACAAGAACGTACCCGTGTATCCCCTTTCCCTGGAGTACCTGGACTCCCTTTCC
This DNA window, taken from Bacillota bacterium, encodes the following:
- a CDS encoding FAD-binding oxidoreductase — translated: MRRPQASLVLPLARQNFQQVSGPEDISSGYLQYLTDESRFGEGSADRIVFPDREEHVVQVLFDANSTGEPVTVSGGRTGIVGGAIPMGGTLMSLERMNRILGVRQDGSDWFLRLEPGVSVRGLDTALTGGLEGLGEPFDARRYFYPIDPTEDTAHIGGTVATNASGSRSLFYGVTREYVESIRVVLPTGHTLAISRGEFRAARGGAFVLERAGHEVQVPVPAYRRPAVKNVAGFYTASEIDLLDIFIGSEGTLGVITEVEIRLVPRPPMLFTGLAFFSSREQAVSFVRLARGDGDKNVPVYPLSLEYLDSLSLRLLERHAQEVPRAGYPPFPPGSEAAILFEEACDDTVLEAVYEAWEQVIAAAGSSMDDTWGGVDQASASPIKRLRHTLPEAVNATVARNRQACPTVYKVGTDMAVEDALLDEFVFTHDAILGPSGLDYVVFGHIGQNHLHANLFPKTPEELRVSQELVRELAGRVVAMGGSPLVEHGGGRLKHTYVRMIYGEEGLAEMAALKRALDPRNVLNRGVLLDPEVLN